DNA sequence from the Hyalangium ruber genome:
TCGTTCATCTGCACGGTGACGTCGTGCCAATAGCGGTGCGTGAGCTGCTTCTGGGCGCGCAGCACCTTGAGCACCTCGGCGTACTGCTTGTCGTTGAGCTCGTAGGGGTCCTTGATGCCGAGCTCCGGCTTCTTCTTCATGAGGTACAGCGCCGCGTCGGCCACGTAGATGGGGCCGTCATAGGCCTGGACGCGGCCCTTGTTGGGCTTGCCGTCCGGCAGGTTCTGCGGCTCGAACACCACGGACCAGGAGGTGGGCGCCTCCTTGAAGACGTTGGTGTTGTACATGAGCACGTTGGGGCCCCACTGGTAGGGCACGCCGTAGTGCTTGCCCTCCACCGTGTGCCAGGGCGCGTTCTTCAGCCGCTCGTCCACCGTCTTCCACGAGGGGATGAGCTCCAAGTTGATCTCCTGCACCTTCTTGCCGTGGACCAGGCGCAGGCTGGCGTCACCGGAGGCCGTCACCAGGTCATAGCCGCCCTGGTTCATCAGGCTCACCATCTCGTCCGAGGTGGCCGCCGTCTTCACGTTGACCTTGCAGCCGGAGTCCTTCTCGAACTGGGTGACCCAGTCGTACTTCTTGTCGGTCTCGCCGCGCTCGATATAGCCCGGCCAGGCGATGATGTTGAGCTTGCCCTCGGGCTTGCCGAGTTGCTTCGGAGGGGCCGCCAGGGCCTGGCCCGCAGCAGCTACCACCAGACCCATCGCCAACGGCTTCAGGTTCAGCATCCGCGTCGCTCCTTGGAGTGAGGAAGGGTTCACGCGGGCATGGCGAGCCGCCAAACGGCGCTGCCCCCCCGTGGAGCCCGGGAGGACTCTAGAGGAGGCAGCGGCCCTACTCAATGGATGTGGTGCGCGGACTACGGGGCTTCCGGGAAGTGGACGACGACGCCGTTGCCCACGGCCCAGATGTCCTGCGTCGAGGCCGCGGCGATGTCCTTGAGGGCGGTGCTGCCGGAGTAGTGCTCCGTCCAACCCCCCACCCTGCCCCGGCGGATCTTTCCGTCCTCGCAGGCGATGTACGCGGAGGAGATGTCGAAGGCCACCACGCTGTTGAACCGTGTCGTCACGGAGGTGTCCTGGCTGGCGGAGTGCCAGGTGGTGTTCCCATCCCACCACCACAGGGTTCCCAGCGCGCCCACGGCGTAGGCATGGGTGTTGTCCCAGGCCCAGACTCCCCGCAGGGCTCGGTCGGTGCTGCTCGAGCTGAACGAGTGGTCGACGAGATTGCTGTTCGCGACAGCGTCGTAGCCCAAGATGTCGCTGTCGTTCTGCGGATCGATATTTCCGACGGCGAGAAGCTTGGAGGCCGACGCCCCATGGATGTCCTGGAAGCTCTCCCCGGAGGTCTTCTTGAAGACGGGGTGGTTGCCGTAAGTCCACTCGTACACTTGCCCGACATCATTCACCACGTAGACGGTGGTGCTCGAACCGAAGCCGATGATGCCCGTCAGCGGCCGGTTGGACGTGGTCCCTCCGGTGGCGTTCACGGTGCTGCCCGTGGCGCACGACGCGCCCGGCAATGAGAGCGTCGCCAGGTTGCCACCGTCTCCCGCCATGAATACCTGACCGGTGCCCGGCTGAACCCACACGGCTCTCCAGTTGACAGCGCCACACAGCGCGAACCGGGAGGTGAAGGCAGCACCCGCCGTAGCTCGGAAGGCCAGCGCGCCCGCATCTCCCGCGACCCAGACCGGATACCCGCCATCCCCCACCGCCACGGTGTTCCAGTTCCGGGCCGTCAGCGTCGCATCATTCAGCGGCTTCCAAATCTTGCCACCACAGACGTTCTCTTCGTCCTTCCCTCCGAAGCAGTTGTTGTCCCGATCGTCACAGACCTCGGTCCCACCGCCACGGTTGTGGGGGTCCGTGTCATCACAATCGTAGTCGTTCAAGACGTGGTTCGCGGGAGGCGACTGGGACGCGCACACCTTGGCCACGGGGCCGGCTGTCGCGCCCGCCGTGTCCGCGTCCGCGT
Encoded proteins:
- a CDS encoding ABC transporter substrate-binding protein, giving the protein MLNLKPLAMGLVVAAAGQALAAPPKQLGKPEGKLNIIAWPGYIERGETDKKYDWVTQFEKDSGCKVNVKTAATSDEMVSLMNQGGYDLVTASGDASLRLVHGKKVQEINLELIPSWKTVDERLKNAPWHTVEGKHYGVPYQWGPNVLMYNTNVFKEAPTSWSVVFEPQNLPDGKPNKGRVQAYDGPIYVADAALYLMKKKPELGIKDPYELNDKQYAEVLKVLRAQKQLTHRYWHDVTVQMNDFKNEGVAASSAWPYQVNALKAEKQPINSTIPTEGSTGWADTTMLHTNAQNPVCAYKWMEWSLNKNLQSALAEWFGANPVVPEACKTAAPGGGDFCKTNGFERFEQVHFWKTPVAKCASQGTCVPYSKWTQDYIGVMGGR